One Sulfurimonas sp. genomic region harbors:
- a CDS encoding polysaccharide deacetylase family protein, with the protein MIKLTIPNNNIHEREYIIDIIFREFLNIEYKIVISSNPSCCNWEIELDNGNKIFCEDHFFNKYKTELEYLKLENLPSEVKFTKNKFISKNDVAVIYGSSNFDIKINDREKVVICGIDIFASIFFMLTRWEEYVNKKRDQHNRFSAFESIAFKNGFLERAVVDEYIAMLKNILIELEYDSNRFKVKDYELYISHDVDVIYRWKSLKQVLKIAISDIIKRRSFSLALERILEYSAICRNKINDPYDTFDFLMEKSEFLGTKSRFYFMSGGNTKYDKQYNIFDLEAVDLIEKIKKRKHIIGIHPSYDAYNDFQQLKLEKESLEKISNQKILEGREHYLRFEVPTTWQIWEDVGLEVDSTCGYADYIGFRCGTGKEYSVFNILNRKKLKLKERPLVVMDASLFNYNEFTYESAYNKVLNLMYSTDEFTMLWHNSSVNNIKFYKNLIDMVRQRLISK; encoded by the coding sequence ATGATTAAACTAACTATACCAAATAATAATATCCATGAAAGAGAATATATCATAGATATTATATTTCGGGAGTTTTTAAATATAGAATATAAAATAGTCATAAGTTCTAATCCTAGTTGTTGTAACTGGGAAATTGAATTAGATAATGGCAATAAAATATTTTGTGAGGATCATTTTTTTAATAAATACAAAACAGAACTAGAATATTTAAAATTGGAAAATCTTCCTTCCGAAGTAAAATTTACTAAAAATAAATTTATTAGTAAAAATGATGTAGCAGTTATTTATGGTAGTTCAAATTTTGACATAAAAATTAATGACAGAGAAAAAGTGGTTATATGTGGTATTGATATATTTGCTTCAATATTTTTCATGCTTACTAGATGGGAAGAATATGTAAATAAGAAAAGAGATCAGCATAATAGGTTTTCTGCCTTTGAAAGTATTGCTTTTAAAAATGGTTTTTTAGAACGAGCTGTTGTAGATGAATATATTGCTATGCTAAAAAATATTCTTATTGAGCTAGAATATGATAGCAATCGGTTTAAAGTAAAAGACTATGAACTATATATAAGCCATGATGTAGATGTTATATATAGATGGAAGAGTTTAAAACAAGTTTTGAAAATTGCTATATCAGATATAATTAAAAGAAGAAGCTTTAGTCTTGCTTTGGAAAGAATTTTAGAATATTCTGCTATATGTAGAAATAAAATAAATGATCCGTATGATACTTTTGATTTTCTTATGGAAAAAAGTGAATTTTTAGGTACTAAAAGCAGATTTTATTTTATGAGCGGCGGTAATACTAAATACGATAAGCAGTATAATATTTTTGACTTAGAAGCAGTAGATTTAATAGAGAAAATAAAAAAAAGAAAGCATATAATTGGTATACATCCATCATATGATGCTTATAATGATTTTCAACAATTAAAGCTGGAAAAAGAGTCGCTAGAAAAAATATCTAACCAAAAAATATTAGAAGGAAGGGAACATTATCTTCGTTTTGAAGTGCCTACAACTTGGCAGATTTGGGAAGATGTCGGATTAGAAGTAGATTCGACATGTGGATATGCAGACTATATAGGGTTTAGATGTGGTACAGGTAAAGAGTATAGTGTGTTTAATATTCTTAATAGAAAGAAGTTAAAGTTGAAAGAAAGACCTTTAGTTGTTATGGATGCTAGTTTATTTAACTATAATGAATTTACATATGAATCAGCCTATAATAAAGTCTTGAACTTAATGTATTCAACAGATGAATTTACCATGCTTTGGCATAATTCGTCAGTTAATAATATTAAATTTTATAAAAATTTAATTGACATGGTTAGACAGAGGTTGATTTCTAAATGA
- a CDS encoding glycosyltransferase: MKKVVLIVLNDFTNDSRVLKEALSLSKNYNVKVVALHNDGLKLKEQIGNVEVERVSLKTRFWPKQKIFQLFKYFEFIYKVVKGFKSYDILHCNDLNTLPIGVLVKVLFNKEVKIVYDAHEWEINQKPNQSKISVKLNYIVEKLLIRYADEVLTVSKRIAQEYTYTYNIDEPKLVLNCPGYKTVEKKNIFRKKFNISSEKKVFLYQGGLSYGRGIELIIEAFVNITESDNVIVFMGYGPLENYINKYVNKYNNIFLHHAVEPQELLEYTSSADFGISFIEGSCLSYEYCLPNKMFEYLMAEIPVIVSNLPEMKEFIKKYKVGTVADANDVGSLVKSINEILLYDDFELKKNILNVKKQYNWEKQEEVLLSTYEGMS; encoded by the coding sequence TTGAAAAAAGTTGTCCTAATAGTTCTAAATGATTTTACAAATGATAGTAGAGTTTTAAAAGAAGCATTAAGTTTATCAAAAAATTATAATGTCAAAGTTGTTGCATTACATAATGATGGACTGAAGTTAAAAGAGCAAATTGGAAATGTAGAAGTTGAAAGAGTGTCATTAAAAACTAGATTTTGGCCAAAACAAAAAATTTTTCAACTTTTTAAGTATTTTGAGTTTATTTATAAAGTAGTAAAAGGTTTTAAGAGTTATGATATTTTGCATTGTAATGATCTAAACACTTTACCAATAGGTGTACTTGTAAAAGTTCTTTTTAATAAAGAGGTCAAAATTGTATATGATGCTCATGAATGGGAAATTAATCAAAAGCCTAATCAATCTAAAATAAGTGTGAAGTTAAACTACATTGTAGAAAAACTATTAATAAGATATGCGGATGAAGTGTTGACAGTTAGTAAAAGAATAGCGCAAGAGTATACGTATACATACAATATAGATGAACCAAAGTTAGTTTTAAATTGTCCTGGATACAAAACGGTTGAAAAAAAGAATATTTTCAGAAAAAAATTTAATATATCATCTGAAAAAAAAGTTTTTTTGTATCAGGGTGGTTTGAGTTATGGTAGAGGTATAGAACTAATTATAGAAGCATTCGTTAATATTACTGAAAGTGATAATGTTATAGTTTTTATGGGATATGGTCCTTTAGAAAACTATATTAACAAATATGTTAATAAATATAATAATATTTTCTTACATCATGCAGTTGAACCACAAGAACTTTTAGAGTACACTTCTAGTGCAGATTTTGGTATTTCATTTATCGAGGGCAGTTGTTTATCATATGAGTATTGCTTACCTAATAAAATGTTTGAGTATTTAATGGCTGAAATACCAGTAATAGTATCAAACTTACCAGAGATGAAAGAGTTTATTAAAAAATATAAAGTAGGTACAGTAGCCGATGCTAATGACGTAGGTTCTCTTGTAAAATCTATAAATGAAATATTATTGTATGATGATTTTGAATTGAAAAAAAATATTTTAAATGTAAAAAAACAATACAATTGGGAAAAGCAAGAAGAAGTGCTTTTAAGTACTTATGAAGGGATGAGCTAG
- the wecB gene encoding non-hydrolyzing UDP-N-acetylglucosamine 2-epimerase: MSNSSKKKKILTILGARPQFIKAGVVSREILKHNSLQEVIVHTGQHYDVNMSDVFFQQMKIPKPDYFLGIGGKSHGAMTGQMIEKIEEVALNEKPDWIMVYGDTNSTLAGALVASKLHIKLAHIEAGLRSFNMNMPEEINRILTDRISNILFCPTDKAVENLEAEGYRNFDCEIVKSGDVMQDGAFFYKKFAQKPSCNIQDNFLLCTVHRAENTDDNEKLKNIFDALDEIAKNVQVILPLHPRTKSKLENINYKISDNITIIEPVGYLEMVWLLEHCELVITDSGGLQKEAYFFENPCITLREETEWVELVECNANVLVGTDKEKIIDSFYEIHKNINNKQLLVNKDLYGNGKASQNIINELLNDRK; the protein is encoded by the coding sequence ATGTCAAACTCTAGTAAAAAGAAAAAAATTTTAACAATATTGGGAGCTAGACCACAGTTTATTAAAGCTGGAGTAGTTAGCAGAGAGATTTTAAAGCATAATAGTTTACAAGAAGTTATTGTACACACTGGTCAACATTATGATGTTAATATGTCAGATGTTTTTTTTCAACAAATGAAAATCCCAAAACCAGACTATTTCCTTGGAATAGGAGGAAAATCACATGGTGCAATGACAGGACAAATGATTGAAAAAATAGAGGAAGTTGCATTAAATGAAAAACCTGATTGGATTATGGTATATGGAGATACTAATTCAACACTAGCTGGAGCTCTTGTAGCGAGTAAGCTGCATATAAAATTAGCTCATATAGAAGCAGGTCTAAGAAGTTTCAATATGAATATGCCTGAAGAGATCAATAGAATTCTGACTGATAGGATAAGCAATATCCTTTTTTGCCCTACAGATAAAGCAGTTGAAAACCTTGAAGCTGAAGGATATAGAAATTTTGACTGTGAAATTGTTAAGAGTGGTGATGTTATGCAAGATGGTGCATTTTTCTATAAAAAATTTGCACAAAAGCCTTCCTGTAATATACAAGATAACTTTTTACTTTGTACTGTGCATAGAGCTGAAAATACTGATGATAATGAAAAATTAAAAAATATTTTTGATGCACTAGATGAAATTGCAAAAAATGTTCAAGTTATTTTGCCACTACATCCTAGAACAAAAAGTAAGTTGGAAAACATAAACTATAAAATATCTGATAATATCACTATTATAGAGCCTGTAGGATATTTAGAAATGGTTTGGCTTCTTGAGCATTGTGAATTGGTAATAACTGATAGTGGAGGTTTACAAAAAGAAGCGTATTTTTTTGAAAATCCATGTATTACTTTAAGAGAAGAAACAGAATGGGTTGAACTAGTTGAATGTAATGCTAATGTATTGGTTGGCACTGATAAAGAAAAAATCATTGATAGTTTTTATGAGATACATAAAAATATAAATAATAAACAGTTATTAGTCAATAAAGACTTGTACGGTAATGGTAAAGCAAGTCAAAATATAATAAATGAGTTATTAAATGATAGAAAATAA
- a CDS encoding GNAT family N-acetyltransferase, translated as MTNKEKYKNFCSDNNDIPIFSKDWWLDSVCGKDNWDVLLVEKGGHISASMPYVLKKKAIFNMIVMPKLTQTLGVYIKYPKGQKYYKRLSWEKDMMTKIIKQLPEFDYFTQNFNTSITNWLPFYWNGFEQTTKYTYRIENIELDELDNKFETDIRRRRKKALQLGVEVVESDDIETFYELNTMTFKRKGIEIPYSFELVKKIFESCKKHNSVKMYFAKYDNQIIAVNFLVYDNNTVYYLMGGIDDTKKDLGGMDLILFDSIKYALENNKAFDFEGSMIENIEKYFRSFGAVQTPFFTITKINSRLLKLKNMFKEIIK; from the coding sequence GTGACAAATAAAGAAAAATATAAAAATTTTTGTAGTGATAATAATGATATCCCTATTTTTAGTAAAGATTGGTGGTTAGATAGTGTCTGTGGAAAGGATAACTGGGATGTTTTACTTGTAGAAAAAGGTGGACATATTAGTGCTAGTATGCCGTATGTTTTGAAAAAGAAAGCTATCTTTAACATGATAGTTATGCCAAAACTCACTCAAACACTTGGAGTTTACATAAAGTATCCAAAAGGGCAAAAATACTATAAACGTCTTTCTTGGGAAAAAGATATGATGACAAAAATTATAAAACAATTGCCTGAGTTTGATTATTTTACACAAAATTTTAATACAAGTATAACAAATTGGTTGCCATTTTATTGGAATGGATTTGAGCAGACTACAAAATATACATATCGTATAGAGAATATAGAATTAGATGAGCTAGATAATAAGTTTGAAACAGATATCAGAAGAAGAAGAAAAAAAGCACTTCAATTAGGTGTAGAGGTAGTTGAAAGTGATGATATTGAAACATTTTATGAACTAAATACAATGACATTCAAAAGAAAAGGTATAGAAATACCATATAGTTTTGAATTAGTGAAGAAAATATTTGAATCTTGTAAAAAACATAATTCAGTTAAAATGTATTTTGCGAAATATGATAATCAAATAATAGCTGTTAATTTTTTAGTTTATGATAATAATACTGTGTATTATTTAATGGGTGGAATAGATGACACAAAAAAAGATCTAGGTGGTATGGACTTAATATTATTCGATAGTATAAAATATGCTCTTGAAAATAATAAAGCATTTGATTTTGAAGGTAGTATGATAGAAAATATTGAAAAATATTTTAGAAGTTTTGGGGCTGTACAGACTCCGTTTTTTACAATAACAAAAATAAATTCTAGGTTGTTAAAACTCAAAAATATGTTTAAAGAAATCATAAAATGA
- a CDS encoding O-antigen polymerase translates to MIMDFYFILLFFIFPIIAVYIYNKLFSSVLSPTIPSFLIIALLTLAYVGTISFYFHLDSFSYKIGIDNKEHIMYMLFANIWTISSVILGFIYAKYVLKMGTIESNYANSRQLNLNENIIIFILFLIGITVLYMYLSKVPQIALLVALSDSDESIDMARNLMGNSFGGNWHWYKLYGNQMLVLITFIYFASWLIKKNIFNFTLFFTSFLVSSFAVLSIAKKSQFVWLIIGLLIVYTMIKLKGRINVRYLLISIISIFVFLYITYSLFIPSYEGKLFLILEKILSRISIGLSGAYFIFDYIPKENDFLLGSTFPNPGGILPHTPFNLNVKLFEFVHPEMLELDIVGNKNSVFWMEAYANFGVFGILILPFIVGLIIYFISHVLNRLEKTPIVIGTIVFLMLHYKDISITGISSYVIDIKLFFLVVPLLLAMLMVNLKLHKRKVIV, encoded by the coding sequence ATGATAATGGATTTTTACTTTATTTTACTTTTTTTTATTTTTCCAATTATCGCAGTTTATATATATAATAAATTATTTTCTAGTGTACTGAGTCCAACAATCCCAAGTTTTTTAATAATAGCTTTATTAACATTAGCCTATGTAGGTACAATTTCTTTTTATTTTCACTTAGATAGTTTTAGTTACAAAATAGGAATAGATAATAAAGAACATATTATGTATATGCTCTTTGCTAATATTTGGACGATAAGCAGTGTAATACTCGGTTTTATATATGCAAAGTATGTATTAAAAATGGGAACAATAGAGAGTAATTATGCTAATTCTAGACAACTTAACTTAAATGAAAATATCATAATATTTATATTGTTTTTAATTGGGATTACAGTTTTGTATATGTACCTTTCAAAAGTTCCTCAAATTGCTCTTTTAGTAGCGCTTTCAGATAGTGATGAATCAATAGATATGGCAAGAAATTTAATGGGAAATAGTTTTGGTGGTAATTGGCATTGGTATAAACTATATGGTAACCAAATGCTTGTTCTGATAACTTTTATATACTTTGCATCATGGTTGATAAAAAAAAATATATTCAATTTTACTTTATTTTTTACTTCATTTTTAGTGTCAAGTTTTGCAGTTTTATCGATAGCCAAAAAGTCGCAATTTGTTTGGTTAATAATAGGCTTATTGATAGTTTATACAATGATTAAACTAAAGGGAAGAATAAATGTTCGTTATCTTTTGATTTCTATTATTTCTATTTTTGTATTTTTATATATAACTTATTCTTTATTTATTCCTTCATACGAAGGTAAATTATTCTTAATATTAGAAAAAATTCTCTCAAGAATTTCTATTGGTTTATCTGGTGCTTATTTTATATTTGACTATATTCCTAAGGAAAATGATTTTCTTTTAGGCAGTACTTTTCCAAATCCTGGAGGTATATTACCTCATACTCCTTTTAATTTAAATGTTAAATTATTTGAATTTGTTCATCCTGAAATGTTGGAACTAGATATAGTGGGAAATAAAAATTCTGTGTTTTGGATGGAAGCATATGCAAACTTTGGTGTTTTTGGTATTCTAATACTACCGTTTATAGTTGGACTAATTATTTATTTTATTTCACATGTATTAAATAGACTAGAAAAAACACCTATTGTTATAGGTACAATAGTTTTTTTAATGTTACATTATAAAGATATTTCTATTACTGGCATTTCTTCATACGTCATAGATATAAAATTATTTTTTCTAGTTGTACCATTACTTTTAGCTATGTTAATGGTTAATTTGAAGCTTCATAAAAGGAAAGTTATAGTTTGA
- the asnB gene encoding asparagine synthase (glutamine-hydrolyzing), with protein MCGISGIINKNANCVDKNEITKMNDLISHRGPDSDGFYFQKNFAFAHRRLSILDLSDDGHQPMNYMDKFTITYNGEIYNYLEIKQELIEFGYVFKSHTDTEVILAAYDKWEQKCVEKFNGMWAFAIYDKEKDIIFCSRDRFGIKPFYYLNNSDKFIFGSEIKQLLNFNNKNKVNKKILVNYVVTGYLEYSEETFFSNIIKLQGSHNLVYDLKNNTFNIYKYYNIKIDEDIKKLSLEKSVELYKNELSRSIEYRLRSDVKVGTCLSGGLDSSTVATMASEKYEKSSDSSFTAIHAKSIDKATDESLFAEQVANISNLDMNVVEPSIKDFKKSIEEVVYTQEEPFGSTSIFMQYFVMKKAKNIGCTVLLDGQGGDETLLGYDKYYPAMFIDIFKNHGFFSLIRSIHSSSKHSNRMGIMNILKFSIGFSFAEIRKKLYIKQCSFLKESYLDDFKVLNHISNKYFSIEKLQELEIINTNLPALLRYEDKNSMKNSIETRLPFIDYKTLETALSINNSFKIKDGWSKYILRKTIENILPKNIVYRTDKLGFASPQDIWLDSISEDMKKEVKRSTVLNEISDMNILIQQFDALKSSLKWRLYNIAIWERVYNVKL; from the coding sequence GTGTGTGGGATTAGTGGGATTATCAATAAAAATGCAAATTGTGTTGATAAAAATGAAATAACTAAAATGAATGATCTAATATCACATAGAGGACCTGATTCAGATGGTTTTTATTTTCAGAAAAACTTTGCCTTTGCTCATAGAAGGCTTTCTATTTTAGATCTTAGTGATGACGGGCATCAACCAATGAACTATATGGACAAGTTTACTATTACATACAACGGTGAAATATATAACTATTTAGAGATTAAACAAGAACTTATAGAATTTGGATATGTTTTTAAGTCACATACTGATACTGAAGTTATTTTAGCGGCCTATGATAAATGGGAGCAAAAATGTGTAGAAAAGTTTAACGGAATGTGGGCTTTTGCAATTTATGATAAAGAAAAAGATATTATATTTTGTAGTAGAGATAGATTTGGTATAAAACCGTTTTATTATTTAAATAATTCAGATAAATTTATTTTTGGTTCTGAAATAAAACAGCTTTTAAACTTTAACAACAAAAACAAAGTTAATAAAAAAATACTTGTAAACTATGTTGTTACAGGTTATTTAGAATATTCAGAAGAAACATTTTTTTCAAATATAATTAAACTGCAAGGTTCTCATAATTTAGTTTATGATTTAAAGAACAATACTTTTAATATTTATAAGTATTACAACATTAAAATAGATGAAGATATTAAAAAATTATCTTTAGAAAAAAGTGTTGAACTTTATAAAAATGAGCTCTCTAGATCAATTGAGTATAGATTAAGAAGTGATGTAAAAGTTGGAACTTGTCTTAGTGGTGGTTTAGACAGTTCAACTGTTGCTACTATGGCAAGTGAAAAATATGAAAAATCATCTGATAGTAGTTTTACAGCTATTCATGCTAAATCAATTGATAAAGCAACAGATGAAAGTTTATTTGCAGAACAAGTAGCAAACATATCAAATTTGGATATGAATGTAGTAGAACCAAGTATAAAAGATTTCAAAAAAAGTATAGAGGAAGTAGTATATACTCAAGAAGAACCTTTTGGAAGTACTTCAATATTTATGCAATATTTTGTTATGAAAAAGGCAAAGAATATAGGTTGTACAGTTTTATTAGATGGACAAGGTGGTGATGAAACATTATTAGGATATGATAAATATTATCCAGCAATGTTTATTGATATCTTTAAAAATCATGGTTTTTTTAGTCTTATAAGAAGTATACATTCTAGTTCGAAGCATAGTAACAGAATGGGTATAATGAATATACTTAAGTTTTCTATAGGTTTTTCATTTGCTGAAATAAGAAAAAAACTATATATAAAACAATGCTCTTTTTTAAAAGAATCATATTTGGATGATTTTAAAGTTTTAAATCATATATCCAACAAATATTTTTCTATAGAAAAGCTTCAAGAATTAGAGATTATCAATACAAATTTACCAGCTCTTTTAAGATACGAGGATAAAAATTCAATGAAAAACTCCATTGAGACTAGATTGCCATTTATAGACTACAAAACTTTGGAAACAGCTTTAAGCATTAATAATAGTTTTAAAATAAAAGATGGTTGGAGTAAATATATTTTGAGAAAAACTATAGAAAATATACTTCCAAAAAATATAGTTTACAGGACGGATAAACTTGGCTTTGCTTCACCCCAAGACATTTGGCTTGATTCAATAAGTGAAGATATGAAAAAAGAAGTAAAAAGATCAACAGTTTTAAATGAAATATCTGATATGAACATTTTGATTCAACAGTTTGATGCATTAAAAAGTAGTTTAAAATGGAGACTGTATAATATAGCGATTTGGGAAAGGGTATATAATGTCAAACTCTAG